A genomic region of uncultured Paludibaculum sp. contains the following coding sequences:
- a CDS encoding carboxypeptidase-like regulatory domain-containing protein, with amino-acid sequence MDGWPDAWSSHISIDGDRFIVTGLPAGRYRVELDDSQGPCRLTEVRVGDMISGPASILLDGSAHLAMVLSGGRGSVTGIVTTASGHIASGWVALVSDEVRRAARLTRLDADGHYRFDSVSPGPYLVVSVGAMESLDYLDPVAAHALGALPVIVETNRTVNANVRSAQ; translated from the coding sequence ATGGATGGATGGCCGGACGCCTGGTCGTCCCACATATCCATCGACGGCGACAGATTCATCGTCACTGGGCTGCCCGCCGGCCGATATCGCGTCGAACTGGACGATTCCCAAGGCCCCTGCCGGTTGACCGAGGTTCGCGTGGGCGATATGATCTCTGGACCGGCAAGCATTCTGCTGGATGGGTCCGCCCATCTAGCCATGGTTCTGAGTGGAGGCCGTGGATCCGTCACCGGAATCGTGACCACCGCGAGCGGGCACATCGCTTCAGGCTGGGTGGCCTTAGTCTCCGACGAGGTACGACGCGCTGCGCGGTTGACGCGCCTGGATGCCGACGGGCACTACCGATTCGACAGTGTTTCACCGGGACCATATCTTGTGGTGTCGGTTGGCGCGATGGAATCCCTCGACTATCTTGACCCCGTTGCTGCCCATGCGTTGGGCGCCTTGCCTGTTATTGTCGAAACGAATCGGACCGTAAACGCGAACGTAAGGAGCGCCCAGTGA
- a CDS encoding carboxypeptidase-like regulatory domain-containing protein encodes MRRRRFARSVVGLTVLFAMANLSQNTARSSPTQENWTVSGTVTDESGPAEALFVSISGPQSIRPMRTDEQGRYSFQGGEPGLYTIRVQKRGGGGEPAPRFVRLVAGLRLIHVDFRIPQGGVVSGQVLDEMKRPVEGLLVTAFAKSADGAGLRLSPKGLDKTNDRGEYRIPGLPDGRYVIAARMRPLAVRNRLTATSGAARMTYPALTLYPAGRSLLSALAVELRSGEEKHGIDLTVQKEPAHCIDFQVSGAVSDPHEPVSVYLNLKEWVGADGPILAEGPLTPGAPQQVCGLAPGEYRLHAYSFTKHGSRGIGYGGALAIVGKEDADLGVVPILPAGALRGTVTVKDGKPDQGIPAGVRIRLIRRGRDLMANDTLAGPVSPDGAVALEHVYASEYGVQVDGLPDGYYVHSAMQQGKDVQGGGLFPANGPLVVVLGADGPTVRGHVQDEAGKPVPDSFVCLLPRDGGKAVVVPGDQDGVYSISSGIRAGDYRIVALTGLYEAERQSPEAVDAYTGKAAPLHLGARATRTLDLKAQQAR; translated from the coding sequence GTGAGACGTCGCCGGTTTGCTCGATCCGTCGTCGGCCTGACCGTCCTTTTTGCGATGGCCAATCTGAGCCAGAATACCGCGCGAAGTTCGCCGACACAGGAGAATTGGACCGTGAGCGGCACGGTGACCGATGAGTCCGGACCCGCAGAGGCGCTGTTTGTGAGCATCTCTGGTCCCCAATCCATTCGACCGATGCGGACGGATGAGCAGGGCCGGTATTCGTTTCAGGGTGGTGAGCCGGGGCTGTACACCATTCGCGTCCAGAAGCGTGGCGGTGGGGGTGAGCCGGCTCCGCGGTTTGTGCGATTGGTCGCTGGGCTCCGTCTGATTCATGTGGATTTCCGGATACCTCAAGGTGGCGTGGTTTCCGGGCAGGTGCTGGACGAGATGAAACGGCCGGTGGAGGGCCTTCTAGTGACGGCGTTTGCCAAGTCCGCAGACGGTGCCGGTTTGCGGCTCTCGCCAAAGGGCCTGGATAAAACGAACGACCGCGGCGAGTACCGCATTCCGGGTCTGCCGGACGGGCGCTACGTGATCGCAGCTCGCATGCGGCCACTCGCCGTGCGCAATCGACTCACCGCCACATCTGGGGCTGCGCGGATGACGTATCCCGCACTCACGTTGTATCCGGCGGGCCGATCGCTGCTCTCCGCCTTGGCCGTGGAACTGCGTTCCGGCGAGGAGAAACATGGGATCGATCTCACCGTGCAGAAGGAGCCTGCCCACTGCATCGACTTCCAAGTGAGCGGAGCGGTGTCCGATCCGCACGAGCCCGTGTCGGTGTACCTTAACCTGAAGGAGTGGGTTGGTGCCGACGGCCCCATTCTCGCCGAGGGCCCTTTGACTCCCGGCGCACCCCAGCAGGTATGCGGATTGGCGCCGGGCGAATATCGGCTGCACGCCTACAGCTTCACGAAGCACGGCTCGCGAGGAATCGGCTACGGCGGCGCGCTGGCGATTGTGGGTAAGGAGGACGCGGATTTAGGCGTTGTCCCGATTCTGCCGGCAGGCGCGCTTCGGGGGACAGTCACAGTAAAGGATGGCAAGCCGGATCAGGGAATTCCGGCAGGTGTGCGGATCCGGCTGATACGGCGCGGGCGGGACTTAATGGCGAATGACACGCTTGCCGGGCCCGTCTCGCCCGACGGCGCGGTCGCCTTGGAGCACGTATACGCTTCCGAATACGGCGTTCAAGTGGACGGGCTGCCCGATGGCTACTACGTCCACAGCGCAATGCAGCAGGGCAAGGACGTACAAGGTGGCGGTCTCTTTCCTGCCAACGGGCCGCTTGTCGTTGTGCTGGGCGCCGACGGGCCGACGGTGCGTGGGCACGTGCAGGACGAGGCCGGCAAGCCGGTGCCGGACTCGTTCGTTTGTCTTTTGCCCCGGGATGGCGGCAAGGCGGTGGTCGTGCCCGGCGATCAGGACGGCGTCTATTCAATCTCCTCGGGCATCAGAGCAGGTGACTACCGTATCGTTGCACTCACGGGGCTGTATGAGGCGGAGCGACAGTCGCCCGAGGCCGTGGACGCCTACACCGGGAAAGCGGCTCCGCTCCACCTCGGAGCCCGGGCGACACGGACGCTCGATCTCAAAGCGCAGCAAGCCCGCTGA